The proteins below are encoded in one region of Apium graveolens cultivar Ventura chromosome 4, ASM990537v1, whole genome shotgun sequence:
- the LOC141717582 gene encoding alanine aminotransferase 2-like yields MRRFVANKLANSAAKRTSFLSSNKTSGRFINTSCCFIDHHTTCCSSFISTPLLSRFFTSIPPAVHSLNTVMPSHSITLDFINPKVIECEYAVRGEIVNLAQKLQQELVDKPGSHPFDEILYCNIGNPQSLNQQPITFFREVLALCDHPAILDKSETQGLFSADSIERAWQILDQIPGRATGAYSHSQGIKGLRDTIAAGIEARDGFPADPNDLFLTDGASPAVHMMMQLLISSKNDGILCPIPQYPLYSASIALHGGTLVPYYLDEATGWGLEISELKRQLEDARSKGVTVKALVVINPGNPTGQVLAEENQRDIVEFCKAEGLVLLADEVYQENVYVPEKKFHSFKKVSRSMGYGEKDIPLVSFQSVSKGYHGECGKRGGYMEVTGFSPEIREQIYKVASVNLCSNISGQILASLVMSPPKVGDESYESYTAEKDGILSSLARRAKTLEDAFNGLEGITCNKAEGAMYLFPRLHLPEKAIKAAETVKTAPDAFYARRLLNATGIVVVPGSGFCQFPGTWHIRCTILPPEDKIPAIVDRLTEFHKEFMNEFRD; encoded by the exons ATGCGGAGATTTGTAGCCAACAAATTAGCCAATTCAGCTGCCAAGAGAACCTCTTTTCTTTCTTCCAACAAAACCAGCGGCAGATTCATCAACACCAGCTGCTGCTTTATAGACCACCACACCACTTGTTGTTCTAGTTTTATTTCAACGCCTCTTCTCTCTCGTTTCTTCACATCTATTCCTCCCGCCGTTCATTCTCTTAACACCGTCATGCCTTCTCACTCCATCACTCTCGATTTCATCAATCCCAAG GTCATTGAATGTGAATACGCTGTCCGTGGTGAGATTGTTAATCTCGCTCAG AAATTACAGCAAGAGCTGGTTGATAAGCCCGGTTCCCACCCTTTTGATGAG ATACTTTACTGCAATATCGGAAATCCTCAGTCTCTTAATCAGCAGCCTATTACCTTCTTCCGAGAG GTTCTAGCACTATGCGATCATCCTGCCATCTTGGACAAGAGTGAAACGCAAGGTTTGTTCAG CGCTGATTCCATTGAAAGAGCTTGGCAGATACTTGATCAAATTCCTGGAAGAGCCACTGGTGCATATAGTCATAGCCAG GGTATTAAGGGGTTGCGTGATACAATTGCTGCTGGGATTGAAGCTCGTGACGGTTTTCCTGCAGATCCAAATGATCTTTTCCTGACAGATGGTGCAAGTCCAGCG GTTCATATGATGATGCAATTATTAATATCATCAAAGAATGATGGAATCCTCTGTCCAATTCCCCAGTACCCCTTGTACTCTGCTTCAATAGCCCTCCACGGTGGCACTCTG GTTCCTTATTATCTTGATGAAGCAACAGGATGGGGATTGGAGATTTCTGAACTTAAAAGGCAGTTAGAAGATGCAAGGTCCAAGGGAGTTACTGTCAAAGCTTTGGTTGTCATAAATCCAGGGAACCCAACAGGGCAG GTACTTGCCGAGGAAAACCAAAGAGATATTGTGGAGTTCTGCAAGGCAGAAGGTCTGGTACTTCTGGCTGACGAG GTATACCAAGAAAATGTTTATGTTCCTGAAAAGAAGTTTCACTCCTTCAAGAAAGTGTCCCGATCCATGGGATATGGCGAGAAGGATATCCCGTTAGTATCTTTCCAATCCGTCTCTAAAG GGTATCATGGAGAGTGTGGGAAAAGAGGCGGTTACATGGAAGTGACTGGATTTAGTCCTGAGATAAGGGAACAAATCTACAAGGTGGCATCTGTGAATCTCTGTTCCAATATATCGGGGCAAATTCTTGCAAGTCTTGTCATGAGCCCTCCCAAG GTTGGAGATGAGTCATATGAGTCCTATACTGCGGAGAAAGACGGAATACTTTCATCCTTGGCTAGACGTGCTAAG ACACTAGAGGATGCATTCAATGGTTTAGAAGGCATTACATGCAACAAAGCGGAAGGTGCGATGTATCTTTTCCCACGCCTTCACCTGCCTGAGAAAGCAATAAAGGCCGCAGAAACTGTAAAAACAGCACCAGATGCATTTTATGCTCGTCGCCTCCTGAATGCCACTGGCATTGTTGTTGTTCCTGGATCCGGGTTCTGCCAG TTTCCTGGGACTTGGCATATTAGATGCACAATATTGCCTCCCGAGGACAAGATTCCAGCTATTGTTGATCGGTTGACTGAATTTCATAAAGAATTTATGAATGAGTTCCGTGACTAA
- the LOC141717583 gene encoding proteasome subunit alpha type-5 — MFLTRTEYDRGVNTFSPEGRLFQVEYAIEAIKLGSTAIGLKTKEGVVLAVEKRITSPLLEPSSVEKIMEIDEHIGCAMSGLIADARTLVEHARVETQNHRFSYGEPMTVESTTQALCDLALRFGEGEEESMSRPFGVSLLIAGHDENGPSLYYTDPSGTFWQCNGKAIGSGSEGADSSLQEQYNKDLTLKEAETIALSILKQVMEEKVTPNNVDIAKVAPSYHLYTPAEVEAVISRL; from the exons ATGTTTCTCACCAG GACTGAGTACGATAGAGGTGTTAATACCTTCTCTCCAGAAGGTAGATTGTTCCAGGTTGAATATGCCATTGAGGCCATCAAG TTAGGTTCAACTGCTATCGGTTTAAAGACCAAGGAAGGCGTTGTTCTTGCTGTTGAAAAACGTATTACATCCCCACTTTTG GAGCCAAGTAGTGTCGAAAAAATCATGGAAATTGATGAGCACATAGGTTGTGCAATGAGTGGATTAATTGCTGATGCCCGCACACTTGTGGAACACGCGCGAGTTGAAACTCAG AATCATAGATTCTCGTATGGTGAGCCAATGACTGTTGAGTCCACTACTCAAGCACTTTGTGATCTGGCTTTGCGGTTTGGTGAAGGCGAGGAAGAATCAATG TCTCGACCATTTGGGGTGTCCTTACTAATTGCTGGCCATGATGAGAATGGTCCCAGTTT GTATTATACAGATCCTTCTGGCACATTCTGGCAGTGTAACGGTAAAGCCATTGGTTCTGGTTCTGAAGGTGCAGACAGCTCTCTGCAGGAGCAATATAACAAG GATTTAACACTCAAAGAAGCTGAAACAATTGCCCTTTCGATTCTGAAGCAAGTAATGGAAGAAAAA GTAACCCCCAATAACGTGGATATTGCAAAGGTAGCTCCATCTTACCATTTGTACACCCCTGCTGAGGTGGAGGCCGTCATCAGTCGCTTATGA